The Halogranum gelatinilyticum genome includes a window with the following:
- a CDS encoding SipW-dependent-type signal peptide-containing protein, whose protein sequence is MTTNTNFRISRRKVLAGLGTIGVASAGAGLGTTAFFSDTESVNGWLQAGRVDLLVDYRTTYMPWLDLSDADERSRLIGSGMSGNAAPLPDEPMTYVIGQAPDVRVDGGEDDGSVLSRAAWGDLFSDSAFNAAVCADGLDAGDLPEDVRLHSGNGSLGATDFVDGDAGVFVDLADIKPKDRGETTFSLHLCGNPVYLFVHSETDESRTGENTVYEPEVFEGFAEDEASDLAKYVHVRFWYDEDCENDPDEAPENFLYQGSLHGFLELTSRDEYGLQLNTQRDGLTVPKGNCFDPGVYCYGLEWALGCDAAEFEAQPSTRVVMVENSEGELEPTRLNDMREELEFEGLPLDANRVQSDSVGFELTYRAEQCRHRECAAEVDVSTGVADWQLTSAPAPITAGDGVSAPVFTGDVLAWQDPAAIGDAPADCRWLVPDPEFDSNDGRLAPEGEYVYELEFTVPSTATRSACYLDLMAAVDDEGDLEVTYNGDTVTPTQGSFNNQQEPDDNWQEAVAFTIDLESEGPHTLVATVRNDGESEGFDANNPNPTGLLICGSLKCDCEPQPTEENSVV, encoded by the coding sequence ATGACCACCAACACCAACTTCCGTATCTCACGACGAAAGGTTCTCGCGGGTCTCGGCACCATCGGTGTCGCGTCCGCGGGTGCCGGACTCGGCACGACCGCGTTCTTCAGCGACACCGAGTCGGTGAACGGCTGGCTGCAGGCGGGCCGCGTCGACCTTCTCGTCGACTACCGCACGACGTATATGCCGTGGCTCGACCTCTCCGACGCAGACGAGCGGAGCCGACTCATTGGCAGCGGGATGAGCGGCAACGCGGCACCGCTCCCCGACGAGCCGATGACCTACGTCATCGGCCAAGCCCCCGATGTACGCGTCGACGGCGGCGAAGACGACGGGAGCGTCCTGTCACGTGCGGCGTGGGGCGACCTCTTCAGCGACTCGGCGTTCAACGCTGCCGTCTGTGCGGACGGACTCGACGCGGGCGACCTCCCCGAAGACGTCCGACTACACAGTGGCAACGGGTCTCTGGGGGCGACCGACTTCGTCGACGGCGACGCCGGTGTCTTCGTCGACCTGGCCGACATCAAACCGAAAGACAGGGGCGAGACGACGTTCAGTCTCCATCTCTGTGGCAACCCGGTCTATCTCTTCGTCCACTCGGAAACCGACGAATCTCGAACGGGCGAAAACACCGTCTACGAGCCGGAAGTCTTCGAGGGATTCGCCGAAGACGAAGCCAGCGACCTCGCGAAGTACGTCCACGTCCGCTTCTGGTACGACGAGGACTGCGAGAACGACCCCGACGAGGCCCCCGAGAACTTCCTGTACCAGGGCTCGCTCCACGGCTTCCTCGAACTCACGTCGCGAGACGAGTACGGGCTGCAACTGAACACGCAGCGAGACGGCCTGACGGTCCCCAAGGGGAACTGTTTCGACCCCGGCGTCTACTGCTACGGCCTGGAGTGGGCGCTCGGCTGCGACGCAGCGGAGTTCGAAGCACAGCCGTCGACGCGGGTGGTCATGGTCGAGAACTCCGAGGGAGAACTCGAACCCACGCGTCTGAACGACATGAGAGAGGAACTCGAGTTCGAAGGGCTTCCCTTGGACGCCAACCGTGTACAGTCGGACTCGGTCGGCTTCGAGTTGACCTACCGCGCCGAGCAGTGCCGCCACCGCGAGTGTGCGGCGGAGGTCGACGTGAGCACCGGCGTGGCGGACTGGCAGCTGACCTCGGCACCGGCTCCGATCACTGCCGGTGACGGTGTCAGTGCCCCCGTGTTCACCGGGGACGTGCTGGCGTGGCAAGACCCCGCCGCTATCGGCGATGCTCCGGCGGACTGCCGCTGGCTCGTTCCGGACCCCGAGTTCGACAGCAACGACGGCCGACTCGCGCCGGAAGGCGAGTACGTCTACGAGCTGGAGTTCACCGTCCCATCCACGGCGACCCGGAGCGCGTGCTACCTCGACCTCATGGCCGCAGTGGACGACGAGGGAGACCTCGAAGTGACCTACAACGGCGACACGGTGACGCCGACTCAGGGAAGCTTCAACAACCAACAAGAGCCGGACGACAACTGGCAGGAAGCGGTCGCCTTCACGATCGATCTGGAGAGCGAGGGGCCGCACACCCTAGTCGCCACGGTCAGAAACGACGGTGAGTCCGAAGGCTTCGACGCGAACAACCCCAACCCGACGGGGCTGCTGATCTGCGGCAGTCTGAAATGTGACTGCGAGCCGCAGCCGACCGAGGAGAACAGCGTCGTCTAG